DNA from Geobacillus vulcani PSS1:
TCCGCCCCAACGCCCGCCTGGCGGAAGAAGCGCCGGAATATTACATGTCGATGGGGCACACGGCTGAGCAAGTGGCGAAAAAATACGGCGTGAGCCGTGAGGATCAAGACGCGTTCGCGGTGCGCAGCCATCAGCGCGCCGCCAAGGCGATTGCGGAAGGCAAGTTCAACGAGGAAATCGTGCCGGTGGAAGTGGTGGTGCGCAAAGTCGAAAACAACAAACTCGTCGAAGAAACCATCGTCTTTGCGCAAGATGAGGGCGTGCGTCCGGACACGAACATGGAGACGCTCGCGAAACTGCGCCCGGCGTTTGCGGTCAACGGCACGGTCACGGCCGGCAACGCGTCGCAAATGAGCGACGGGGCGGCGGCGGTCATGGTGATGGACCGCGAAAAAGCGGAGTCGCTCGGCTTGAAGCCGCTCGGCAAGTTCCGGTCCTTTGCGGTCGCCGGCGTGCCGCCGGAAGTGATGGGCATCGGCCCGGTCGCCGCGGTGCCGAAAGCGTTGAAGCTCGCCGGCTTGGAACTGTCCGACATCGGCTTGATCGAGCTGAACGAAGCGTTCGCCTCGCAATCGATTCAAGTCATCCGCGAACTTGGGTTGGATGAGGACATCGTCAACGTCAACGGCGGGGCGATTGCGCTCGGCCACCCGCTCGGCTGCACGGGTGCGAAGCTGACGTTGTCTTTGCTTTACGAAATGCGGCGCCGCAACGTGCAGTTTGGCATCGTCACGATGTGCATCGGCGGCGGCATGGGCGCAGCCGGCGTGTTTGAACTGCTGTAGCGGCAGCCGAAAGCGAGCGGGCTCCATCAGCTCGCGCGAGGCATGCATCCGCATTGGCCCGGCTGCAGGGAACGTCCATTTCCCGGGCGGCGTTGCCGCCCGGATCATCAATCATCTTTTGGGGGAGGAAATGAACGATGGCCAAAACAATCGAAGAAGCGATCAAAGGCGGCAGCTTTCTAATCGAAGACATTCCGGCGGAGCGCGTGTTTACGCCCGAAGATTTCACCGACGAACATCACATGATCGCCAAAACGACGGAAGAGTATGTCAACAACGAGGTGCTTCCGCAGCTTGAACATTTGGAAAATCACGAGTTTGACCGCTCGGTGAAGCTGCTCCGCAAAGCGGGCGAACTCGGCTTGTTGAGCGCGGACATTCCGGAAGAGTACGGCGGCTTGGGCTTAGATAAGGTCAGCTCGGCCATCATTGCTGAAAAAATGGCGCCGGCCGGCGGCTTTGCGATTTCGCATGGGGCGCACGTCGGGATTGGTTCGCTGCCAATCGTGTTGTTTGGCACGGAAGAACAAAAACAAAAATACTTGCCGTATTTGGCGACCGGCGAAAAAATCGCCGCTTATGCCTTGACGGAGCCGGGCTCGGGTTCAGACGCCCTCGGCGCGAAAACGACAGCGAAGCTCAATGCGGAAGGCACGCATTACATTTTAAACGGCGAAAAACAATGGATCACGAACTCCGGATTCGCCGATGTGTTTGTCGTCTATGCGAAAGTCGACGGCCAGCATTTCACAGCCTTTATCGTTGAGCGCGATTTCCCGGGCGTTTCAACCGGTCCGGAAGAGAAGAAAATGGGGATCAAAAGCTCATCGACGCGGACGCTCATTTTGCAAGACGTGCCG
Protein-coding regions in this window:
- a CDS encoding acetyl-CoA C-acetyltransferase — protein: MREAVIVAGARTPVGKAKKGTLAHVRPDDLGALVVKETLKRAGNYEGNIDDLIIGCAMPEAEQGLNIARNIGALAGLPYTVPAITINRYCSSGLQAIAYAAERVMLGHSDTVIAGGVESMSMVPMMGHVVRPNARLAEEAPEYYMSMGHTAEQVAKKYGVSREDQDAFAVRSHQRAAKAIAEGKFNEEIVPVEVVVRKVENNKLVEETIVFAQDEGVRPDTNMETLAKLRPAFAVNGTVTAGNASQMSDGAAAVMVMDREKAESLGLKPLGKFRSFAVAGVPPEVMGIGPVAAVPKALKLAGLELSDIGLIELNEAFASQSIQVIRELGLDEDIVNVNGGAIALGHPLGCTGAKLTLSLLYEMRRRNVQFGIVTMCIGGGMGAAGVFELL